From the Erythrolamprus reginae isolate rEryReg1 chromosome Z, rEryReg1.hap1, whole genome shotgun sequence genome, one window contains:
- the LOC139175988 gene encoding ADP-ribosylhydrolase ARH1-like, whose product MDSSYRTPSQEAYRAAMVLSGAGDALGYRNQRWEYCTSGPQIHQELQEMGGLGKIHVALPDWPVSDDTVLHLATAEALATGKTGEPLFQELARCYVEAMKDMEGRKPGPTSILGTSQLCPGEPGGYHIPFNSNATGCGAAMRSMCIGLRYPQPSDLNALIQVSIESGRMTHHHPTGYLGSLASALFTAYAVQGLPLELWGSGLLKTLPLALEYIQAAGVETEANVAAWSYFQEKWEWYLKERGLIDGRGPVRFPPAYGPAERDVIYKTFSLDGWAGRSGHDAPMIAYDALLGAGSSWEKLCGRSMFHGGDSDSTGVIAACCWGLTYGLQDIPPGNHMELEYRGRMVSAADSLYRLAWQRGSV is encoded by the exons ATGGATAGCTC CTACCGTACCCCCTCCCAAGAAGCCTATCGTGCAGCCATGGTGCTTTCTGGAGCTGGGGATGCCCTTGGATATCGCAACCAGCGCTGGGAATACTGTACTTCGGGGCCCCAGATCCACCAAGAGCTCCAGGAAATGGGGGGACTTGGCAAGATCCATGTAGCTCTTCCTGATTGGCCAGTCAGTGATGACACTGTGCTACACCTGGCGACTGCTGAAGCCCTGGCCACAG GGAAGACTGGGGAGCCCTTGTTCCAGGAGCTGGCAAGATGCTATGTGGAGGCCATGAAAGATATGGAGGGAAGAAAACCTGGACCCACCAGTATTCTGG GAACATCTCAGTTATGTCCAGGAGAGCCAGGTGGATATCAcattcctttcaactctaacgcAACCGGTTGTGGTGCAGCTATGAGATCCATGTGCATTGGGCTAAG GTATCCTCAGCCTTCTGACCTCAACGCCTTGATCCAAGTCAGCATAGAAAGTGGAAGAATGACGCATCACCACCCCACAG GCTATTTGGGATCTCTGGCCTCAGCCCTCTTCACTGCGTATGCTGTCCAGGGACTGCCCCTTGAGCTCTGGGGATCTGGGTTGCTGAAGACTCTGCCCCTTGCCCTGGAATACATCCAGGCTGCTGGGGTTGAGACTGAAGCCAATGTAGCAGCTTGGTCCTATTTCCAAGAGAAGTGGGAATG GTACCTCAAAGAACGGGGTCTCATCGATGGTCGGGGCCCAGTTCGATTTCCTCCTGCCTACGGTCCTGCTGAGCGGGACGTCATCTACAAAACCTTTAGCctggatggctgggctgggcggagTGGCCACGATGCCCCCATGATTGCCTATGACGCCCTCCTTGGCGCTGGAAGCAGCTGGGAGAAGCTCTGTGGACGGTCCATGTTCCATGGTG GGGACAGTGATTCCACAGGGGTGATCGCCGCTTGCTGCTGGGGACTTACATATGGTCTCCAAGACATCCCACCTGGAAATCACATGGAACTGGAATATCGAGGCAGGATGGTATCCGCAGCCGACTCTCTCTATCGCCTGGCTTGGCAGCGGGGGTCTGTTTGA